From a region of the Aeoliella mucimassa genome:
- a CDS encoding HD domain-containing protein, with the protein MKNSKLRRQIAFEAARLMYDRQESEYYRAKQKAASRICKGWVKPADLPSNAEIREAIQSFARLLEGDKRNENLQSMRVAALRMMRRLQAFRPRLIGSVLTGHTRQGSDIDLHVFSDSAEAITHLLDYDGLTYQVERKQVRKDGEERIYTHIHVRSEYSFELTMYTPDQHSYVFKSSITGKAIERASIPQLEQFLASEYPDLDIEAAIEEHEAGVDCYRLFESLLLPLEDVKQDPRYHPEGDVLYHSLQVFDHARDEMPYDEEFLTAALLHDVGKGIDPRDHVNAGLEALEGFVTERTAWLIEYHMHCHLIADGAIGARAHRRLRECEWYDDLLVLGECDRAGRQSGVEAPELDEALDYLRDLGGMFDP; encoded by the coding sequence GTGAAAAACTCGAAACTCCGGCGGCAAATTGCTTTCGAAGCCGCCCGGCTGATGTACGACCGGCAAGAATCCGAGTACTACCGAGCCAAACAGAAAGCTGCTAGCCGCATTTGCAAAGGCTGGGTGAAACCGGCCGATCTACCTTCGAACGCTGAAATCCGCGAGGCGATTCAATCGTTCGCTCGGTTGCTCGAAGGGGATAAGCGAAACGAAAATCTGCAATCGATGCGCGTGGCCGCGCTCCGCATGATGCGCCGGCTGCAAGCGTTCCGCCCGCGACTGATTGGCAGCGTGCTGACTGGCCATACTCGGCAAGGTTCCGACATCGATCTGCATGTGTTCAGCGACTCGGCCGAGGCCATTACGCACCTGCTCGACTACGACGGGCTCACCTATCAGGTGGAACGCAAGCAGGTTCGCAAAGATGGCGAAGAACGTATTTACACCCATATCCATGTCCGCAGCGAATACTCGTTCGAACTCACCATGTACACGCCCGACCAACATAGCTACGTGTTCAAAAGTTCGATCACCGGCAAGGCGATCGAGCGGGCGAGCATTCCGCAGCTCGAGCAGTTCCTGGCCAGCGAGTATCCGGATCTCGACATCGAAGCGGCCATCGAGGAGCACGAAGCGGGCGTCGATTGTTATCGATTGTTCGAATCGCTGCTGTTGCCGCTCGAAGACGTGAAGCAAGACCCGCGGTACCATCCCGAAGGCGACGTGCTTTATCACAGCCTGCAAGTGTTCGACCACGCTCGGGACGAGATGCCTTACGACGAGGAGTTCCTTACCGCGGCACTGCTGCACGACGTCGGCAAGGGCATCGATCCTCGCGATCACGTGAATGCTGGCCTCGAAGCGCTCGAAGGATTTGTGACCGAGCGGACCGCATGGTTGATTGAGTATCACATGCATTGTCATTTGATTGCCGACGGAGCGATCGGCGCCCGCGCACACCGCCGGCTTCGCGAGTGCGAATGGTACGACGACCTATTAGTGCTCGGGGAGTGCGACCGAGCGGGCCGGCAATCGGGCGTGGAAGCACCGGAACTCGACGAGGCACTCGATTATCTGCGTGATTTAGGGGGTATGTTCGACCCGTAA
- a CDS encoding SET domain-containing protein-lysine N-methyltransferase, giving the protein MTRIYPEHLPVIPDEPAAENFRVIDVDKTRGRGVLVLTAYKAGEVLFRMNGTLTKEMTQFTLQMDELWHLDDPDFAGRVLHSCDPNSRLDPTTRLFTAVKDIEPGDLLTMDYDETEDVLYRPFPCSCGAENCRGYIAGRAVDVSADTEVQLVNMVG; this is encoded by the coding sequence ATGACCAGAATCTATCCTGAACATCTTCCGGTGATCCCGGACGAACCCGCGGCCGAGAACTTTCGCGTGATCGATGTCGATAAGACTCGCGGACGTGGCGTTCTGGTACTGACTGCCTACAAGGCTGGTGAGGTGCTGTTTCGGATGAACGGTACCCTGACCAAGGAAATGACACAGTTCACTTTGCAAATGGACGAGCTTTGGCACCTGGACGACCCCGACTTCGCTGGTCGGGTGTTGCACAGTTGCGATCCGAACTCGCGCCTCGATCCGACCACTCGCCTGTTCACGGCAGTTAAGGACATCGAGCCGGGCGACTTGCTCACCATGGACTACGACGAAACCGAGGACGTGCTGTACCGCCCGTTCCCCTGTTCGTGTGGTGCCGAGAACTGTCGTGGCTACATCGCTGGCCGCGCTGTCGACGTTTCGGCCGACACCGAAGTCCAATTGGTGAACATGGTTGGTTAG
- a CDS encoding response regulator, producing the protein MSEKQRVLIVDDEPDIREGASLWLRSAGYDTVAAVNGEQGIEFAETYKPDGILLDVLMPRMDGMQTLSHLRSSLATRNIPVVMLSASLRDEQRALDAGARYFVHKPYDGRSLVSAVKVSIGQAS; encoded by the coding sequence ATGAGTGAAAAGCAGCGAGTATTAATCGTTGATGACGAGCCTGACATCCGCGAAGGAGCCAGTTTGTGGCTTCGTTCAGCTGGCTACGATACCGTAGCAGCAGTGAATGGAGAACAAGGCATCGAGTTTGCCGAAACCTACAAACCCGATGGCATCTTGCTCGATGTGCTCATGCCTCGCATGGATGGTATGCAAACCCTTTCGCATTTGCGTTCCAGTCTGGCGACCAGGAATATTCCTGTTGTCATGCTTTCTGCCAGCCTTCGTGACGAACAGCGGGCTTTGGATGCCGGAGCCCGATACTTCGTGCACAAGCCTTACGATGGGCGATCGTTAGTTTCAGCGGTCAAAGTGTCGATCGGGCAGGCTTCGTAG
- a CDS encoding response regulator, whose product MPTPTLLIADDDDDLVELLMIRCQSIGFRVDTANNAMTALGKVEETTPDVVLLDVEMPSGSGLSVAEMMSNHQDLKSIPVIMLTGLQTEDVVRRCHQLCAYYIPKCPQVWSRVEPLLHELFPDLEPANSTKDTMTILPPIELESPLPPKEKTKRASENSDLLDAVFAILAEPDTQETEAGIGSEGDEPEAQPWVLSIEDDDDVVAALRMRLDSVGIELVRACEGREGYRRAFMEAPTAILLDYELPNGNGDYVLRRLKESQATRDIPVITLTGRREGAIERQMRSLGTAAFLTKPFEWSELRRHLSDYLDIPETSHHVPVGAAG is encoded by the coding sequence ATGCCTACGCCAACGCTATTGATTGCAGATGACGACGACGACCTAGTCGAACTACTGATGATTCGCTGCCAGTCCATTGGGTTTCGAGTCGACACTGCCAATAACGCGATGACTGCCCTGGGAAAGGTGGAAGAAACCACACCCGATGTTGTGCTGCTCGATGTCGAAATGCCTTCGGGCAGTGGGCTGAGTGTCGCAGAAATGATGAGCAATCATCAAGATTTGAAGTCGATTCCCGTGATCATGCTAACTGGTTTGCAGACCGAAGACGTGGTGCGGAGATGCCACCAATTGTGTGCCTATTACATCCCCAAATGTCCCCAGGTGTGGTCGCGGGTTGAACCGCTGCTGCACGAATTATTTCCCGACCTCGAACCTGCTAACTCAACGAAGGACACCATGACTATCTTGCCTCCGATCGAGCTAGAGTCTCCCTTGCCACCTAAAGAGAAAACCAAGCGTGCATCCGAGAATAGCGACCTGCTGGATGCAGTGTTTGCCATTCTCGCCGAACCCGATACCCAGGAAACGGAGGCCGGGATAGGTTCTGAAGGTGACGAGCCAGAGGCCCAGCCGTGGGTACTTTCGATCGAAGACGACGATGATGTCGTAGCGGCCTTGCGCATGCGACTTGATAGTGTCGGCATCGAACTGGTGCGGGCCTGCGAAGGACGCGAGGGGTATCGTCGCGCGTTTATGGAGGCGCCGACTGCCATTTTGCTCGACTACGAGTTACCCAATGGCAACGGCGACTACGTACTGCGGCGTTTGAAGGAATCGCAAGCTACTCGTGACATTCCGGTGATTACCTTAACCGGGCGCAGGGAAGGTGCGATCGAACGACAGATGCGCAGTCTCGGGACTGCGGCGTTTCTCACCAAGCCGTTCGAGTGGAGTGAGTTGCGTCGTCATTTGAGTGATTACCTGGATATCCCGGAAACTTCCCACCATGTTCCTGTGGGAGCCGCCGGTTAG
- a CDS encoding Flp family type IVb pilin: protein MLRFIKEFLSRDDGPTAVEYAVLLALIVIACVGAATGMANATADSFENSADQLATVFGS from the coding sequence ATGCTACGTTTCATCAAAGAGTTCCTGTCTAGAGATGATGGCCCAACGGCTGTCGAGTACGCGGTGCTGCTGGCGCTTATTGTGATTGCTTGTGTTGGTGCAGCTACCGGCATGGCGAACGCAACGGCAGACAGTTTCGAAAACTCGGCGGATCAGCTGGCGACGGTATTCGGCTCCTAG
- a CDS encoding HesB/IscA family protein, with translation MSVVLTEKAAAEVKRRMDDQKMDDSSMLRVKITAGGCSGFSYGLAFDTSFSEEADSKYDCHGVPVVVDKKSALYLEGVTVDFQDDLQGYGFRFDNPNAVKTCGCGSSFQA, from the coding sequence ATGTCCGTAGTGCTCACCGAAAAGGCAGCTGCTGAAGTTAAGCGTCGGATGGACGACCAAAAGATGGATGATAGCTCGATGCTCCGCGTGAAGATCACCGCCGGCGGTTGCAGCGGGTTCAGCTATGGTCTTGCGTTTGATACCAGCTTTAGCGAAGAAGCCGACAGCAAGTACGATTGCCACGGCGTGCCAGTGGTGGTCGACAAGAAAAGCGCTCTGTACCTCGAAGGCGTGACCGTCGACTTCCAGGACGACCTGCAAGGTTATGGATTCCGCTTCGACAATCCCAACGCGGTAAAGACTTGCGGCTGCGGAAGCTCGTTCCAAGCCTAG
- a CDS encoding sulfatase, producing MRNLLWLCVVLLAPLTCFASSPNVLLICVDDLKPTLGCYGDPLAQTPNIDRLAAQGVLFERAYCNQAVCAPSRNSLLSGLRPQTLGIYDLGTYFRLSAPDAVTLPQCFKQQGYHTLGMGKIYHTAHGNRDDRSSWSEPFRGTPGMIYLDSPATSEDGRRGPAFEAADVDDSKYTAGILADLAVKRLRKPRSEDDPPVFMAVGFHRPHLPFNSPKKYWDLYDRDEFELPEYRTAPEGAPSYAPTTWGELRNYGNIPKTGPLSDELQLELIHGYYAAVSYTDAEVGRLMDVLAETGQAANTIVVLWGDHGWHLGDHGMWCKHTNYEQATRIPLIIAGPGVEPGVVKNSLVETVDIYPTLCELAGITAPDTLDGKSFAQVLTDHDSVVRNAAVQVYPRGKRLGQTIRTERYRLVEWKGPGDEPEYELYDYQDDPQETRNLADEQPAVVAELRAMLDELPKPKRFKAK from the coding sequence ATGCGTAACCTGCTTTGGCTTTGCGTCGTGCTGCTCGCTCCGCTGACGTGCTTTGCGTCGTCGCCGAATGTGCTGCTGATTTGCGTCGACGATCTAAAGCCGACGCTCGGTTGCTATGGCGACCCCTTGGCGCAGACGCCGAATATCGACCGCCTGGCCGCGCAAGGGGTGTTGTTCGAGCGGGCGTACTGCAACCAGGCGGTCTGCGCTCCCTCGCGCAATTCGCTGCTTTCGGGCTTGCGACCACAGACGCTCGGCATCTACGACCTGGGGACGTATTTCCGGCTCTCCGCGCCCGATGCGGTAACGTTGCCGCAATGCTTCAAGCAGCAGGGGTATCACACGCTCGGCATGGGCAAGATCTATCACACCGCGCATGGCAATCGTGACGATCGGTCGTCGTGGAGCGAACCGTTCCGCGGGACGCCCGGCATGATCTACTTGGACTCGCCGGCGACGAGCGAAGATGGTCGGCGTGGTCCGGCGTTCGAAGCAGCCGATGTCGACGATTCGAAGTACACGGCCGGCATCCTGGCCGACCTGGCGGTTAAGCGTTTGCGGAAGCCTCGCTCGGAGGACGATCCGCCGGTGTTCATGGCGGTTGGCTTCCATCGCCCACATTTGCCATTCAACAGCCCGAAGAAGTACTGGGATTTGTACGATCGCGATGAGTTCGAGTTGCCCGAATATCGCACCGCCCCCGAGGGTGCCCCCTCGTACGCCCCAACCACCTGGGGAGAGCTACGGAACTATGGCAACATTCCGAAAACCGGTCCGCTTTCCGATGAGCTGCAACTAGAGCTGATTCATGGCTATTACGCAGCGGTAAGTTATACGGATGCCGAAGTCGGGCGGTTGATGGACGTGCTTGCCGAGACAGGCCAGGCGGCGAACACCATCGTCGTGCTGTGGGGCGATCACGGCTGGCACCTCGGCGACCATGGCATGTGGTGTAAACATACGAACTACGAGCAGGCGACGAGGATTCCGCTGATCATCGCTGGGCCAGGCGTCGAACCTGGTGTGGTTAAGAACTCGCTAGTCGAGACGGTCGACATCTATCCGACCCTTTGCGAACTCGCGGGCATCACCGCTCCCGATACGCTGGACGGAAAGAGCTTTGCTCAGGTGCTGACCGACCACGACTCAGTGGTTCGTAACGCCGCTGTGCAGGTATATCCCCGCGGCAAGCGACTGGGACAGACGATTCGCACCGAGCGTTACCGGCTGGTCGAGTGGAAGGGGCCCGGCGACGAACCGGAGTATGAGTTGTACGATTATCAAGACGATCCGCAAGAAACACGCAACCTGGCCGACGAGCAACCCGCGGTGGTCGCCGAGTTGCGAGCCATGCTGGATGAGTTGCCAAAACCGAAACGATTTAAAGCGAAGTAG
- a CDS encoding cysteine desulfurase family protein, translated as MDDPIYLDHHATTPVDPRVAATMWPYMCEQFGNPGSTHAYGEAAREAVAAARASIAAAIGAEPSEIVFTSGATESNNLAIRGVAERPRRRGDRLVSVWTEHPAVLDPLGHLGERGYDVVLVDVAACDAKSPGVIDLAQLEQAITDTTCLVSVMLVNNEIGVVQPLAEISALCKQHGALLHCDATQGVGKLPVDVDRLGVDLMSFTAHKLYGPKGVGALYVRRRNPVVRLLPQQTGGGQEQGRRSGTLNVPGIVGFAEAVRLAMEEMPEESPRVMRLRNALAEGIQQAVPEVAVMGPPLTAEWADGTPMRLPGNLNMMFPGTDGEALMLAMPEVACSSGAACSTGNDEPSHVLQALGLSPDEARSCLRFCIGRWTTDEQVRRTVQLVAAAVRKVRQLGGT; from the coding sequence ATGGACGACCCGATTTACCTGGATCATCACGCGACCACGCCGGTCGACCCGCGCGTGGCCGCAACGATGTGGCCGTACATGTGCGAGCAGTTCGGCAATCCCGGCAGCACGCACGCGTATGGCGAAGCCGCCCGCGAGGCGGTGGCTGCCGCGCGGGCGAGCATCGCCGCAGCGATCGGCGCCGAGCCGAGCGAGATTGTGTTTACCAGCGGGGCGACCGAGAGCAACAACCTGGCGATTCGCGGAGTTGCTGAGCGTCCCCGCCGACGCGGCGACCGGTTGGTGAGCGTGTGGACCGAGCATCCCGCGGTGCTCGATCCGTTAGGGCATCTCGGCGAGCGAGGATACGACGTGGTGCTCGTGGATGTCGCCGCGTGCGACGCCAAGTCGCCCGGCGTTATCGATCTTGCCCAGCTTGAGCAAGCGATCACCGACACGACCTGCCTGGTGAGCGTGATGCTGGTGAACAACGAAATCGGCGTCGTGCAGCCGCTGGCCGAGATCTCCGCGCTTTGCAAACAGCACGGAGCCCTGCTGCACTGCGACGCGACGCAGGGGGTCGGCAAGCTTCCGGTCGATGTTGATCGGTTGGGAGTCGACCTGATGAGCTTCACGGCTCACAAACTGTATGGACCCAAGGGAGTGGGGGCCCTGTACGTGCGACGGCGGAATCCGGTCGTACGATTGCTGCCTCAACAGACGGGGGGCGGTCAAGAACAAGGGCGGCGAAGCGGGACGCTGAACGTGCCGGGCATCGTTGGGTTTGCCGAAGCAGTGCGGCTAGCGATGGAAGAGATGCCAGAGGAGTCGCCCCGAGTAATGCGACTTCGCAACGCCCTGGCCGAGGGCATCCAGCAAGCGGTGCCCGAAGTAGCAGTGATGGGGCCACCGCTCACGGCCGAATGGGCGGATGGCACGCCGATGCGGTTGCCTGGCAATTTGAACATGATGTTTCCAGGCACCGATGGCGAGGCCTTGATGCTTGCCATGCCCGAGGTGGCCTGCAGCAGCGGCGCCGCGTGTAGCACGGGCAACGACGAGCCGAGTCATGTGCTGCAGGCGCTGGGTCTTTCGCCCGATGAGGCGCGAAGCTGCTTGCGATTTTGCATCGGGCGATGGACCACCGATGAGCAAGTGCGCCGGACAGTGCAGTTGGTAGCCGCGGCGGTGAGAAAAGTCCGCCAGCTAGGGGGCACCTAG
- a CDS encoding hybrid sensor histidine kinase/response regulator yields MLNQETIKLLLLEDDPDDQRLLAKKLSGTHHHVVTDWAQTLASALEKLSRQSYDIVLTDLSVPDSVGLETVSNLRKKSGTTPIIVLTSLDDEVLEKDILDVGAQDYLVKGEVPGRIVMRSILHAVQRQQTTNEMNDLVVELEHSQQLLRQQALLLKKKNRRLRQLYGAAQEFVDNVSHDFRTPLTVIKDYVNIIREGMVGQVTSEQHAMLSKVAVRADDLNNMVDDLLDVSKLDAGLLGAWRRNITVQEIVDRAASLLAERAQVKGVNFTVACDPDLPEVYCDAEKAGRVITNLAVNAIKFAGEHGEVRLWVEDDPVGNQIRVGVTDNGPGLDTESLARIFKRFQQVNSHVASSVKGFGLGLNIAQKLVRLNLGDLSVNSRVGKGSTFSFTLPYADPTEVSRRWLSTDRQCNGVLRMLHIRNTENPQNGEANDFDSFLNCSLRSDDLLFRLTRTEWMLLQCVPHSEGGQWFQRIEQEFNRHNRNRPLGPLPKYEARVCRQWDSQEATPEMLEEFEEKVQELVGASDGKVCQFDR; encoded by the coding sequence ATGCTGAATCAAGAAACGATAAAGCTACTTCTGCTGGAGGACGATCCCGATGATCAGCGCCTGCTGGCCAAGAAACTGAGTGGTACCCATCATCATGTGGTGACCGACTGGGCTCAGACCTTGGCCTCGGCGCTGGAGAAACTGAGTCGCCAGTCGTACGACATCGTACTTACCGACCTGTCGGTACCCGATAGCGTGGGACTCGAAACGGTTTCGAATCTTCGTAAGAAGTCGGGGACGACTCCGATTATCGTGCTGACCTCGCTCGACGACGAAGTGCTGGAGAAGGACATTCTCGACGTAGGTGCGCAGGACTACCTGGTGAAGGGAGAAGTGCCAGGTCGTATTGTCATGCGTTCCATTTTGCATGCCGTGCAGCGGCAGCAAACCACGAACGAGATGAATGACCTGGTGGTCGAACTCGAGCACAGTCAGCAACTGTTGCGGCAGCAAGCGTTACTTCTTAAGAAAAAGAATCGCCGCCTTCGCCAATTGTATGGTGCCGCTCAAGAGTTCGTCGACAACGTGTCGCATGACTTCCGGACGCCGCTGACGGTGATCAAAGACTACGTGAACATCATCCGCGAGGGGATGGTGGGGCAGGTCACCAGCGAGCAGCATGCCATGCTCAGTAAGGTCGCGGTGCGCGCCGACGATCTCAATAACATGGTCGACGATTTGCTGGATGTCAGTAAACTCGACGCTGGGTTGTTAGGAGCCTGGCGACGGAACATCACGGTTCAGGAAATCGTGGACCGCGCTGCCTCGCTGCTCGCAGAACGTGCCCAGGTGAAAGGAGTGAACTTCACTGTTGCCTGCGATCCAGATCTTCCCGAAGTCTACTGTGATGCTGAGAAAGCAGGACGGGTCATTACGAACCTGGCTGTGAATGCCATCAAGTTTGCTGGTGAACATGGTGAGGTTCGTTTGTGGGTCGAAGACGATCCGGTCGGCAACCAGATTCGCGTTGGGGTCACCGACAATGGTCCGGGGCTCGACACGGAATCGCTCGCCCGCATTTTCAAACGTTTCCAGCAAGTCAACAGCCATGTGGCATCGAGTGTCAAAGGCTTTGGTTTAGGCCTGAATATTGCCCAGAAATTGGTGCGGTTGAATTTAGGAGACCTGAGTGTGAACAGTCGAGTTGGTAAAGGATCGACCTTCTCTTTCACACTCCCTTACGCCGACCCGACTGAAGTGAGTCGTCGCTGGCTTTCGACCGATCGCCAGTGCAATGGTGTGCTGCGGATGCTCCATATTCGCAATACCGAGAATCCTCAGAATGGCGAAGCGAACGACTTCGACAGTTTCCTCAACTGTTCGCTGCGTTCGGATGATTTGCTGTTCCGGTTGACTCGCACGGAGTGGATGCTGCTGCAGTGTGTGCCCCACAGTGAAGGGGGGCAATGGTTCCAGCGTATCGAGCAGGAGTTCAACCGCCACAATCGCAATCGTCCGTTGGGACCGCTTCCCAAGTACGAAGCCCGTGTTTGTCGACAGTGGGATTCACAAGAAGCGACTCCAGAAATGCTAGAAGAGTTTGAGGAGAAGGTTCAGGAATTGGTTGGCGCATCCGACGGTAAGGTGTGCCAGTTTGACCGTTAG
- a CDS encoding type II secretion system protein → MTVRHRCAFTLVELLVVIAIIGTLVALLLPAVQSARESARRSSLSWESEKLGDYPAIAPFEGPPGEGVEKLLPAARLTAFEAEIALTPKLSVGTVTPESIYEAAFVGEMKAAAPEGVDGPCEIVLPLPPQSISLADLSIELDGVPSDHVTMKQGKLVWQGNLPAEPTPLKVTYTAVGKGLYELAVAPGGLLEDYDVSLTANGSDVRLLELSLQPTNIKRTGGSSTYRWDYERLLFGRPVRVDVLGIAPIDQLGELTWLGPLSIVLFGLLIGLVAQAAAVEKFDVWMLLLVIGTFAGAYPLMYFAQEYISLVPAVAASGCVSIVIIAVVASILMGWRLGLAGIVVPAAAIMAVSLSATIWPELQGILLTATVLAYFIAAMLLMPIVQANGIPLWGLSTGESETPPASTPVTSG, encoded by the coding sequence ATGACGGTTCGCCATCGTTGTGCGTTTACACTTGTGGAGTTGCTTGTCGTTATCGCCATTATCGGAACACTAGTCGCGCTGCTATTGCCGGCAGTGCAGTCGGCCAGGGAGTCGGCTCGAAGGTCGAGCTTGAGTTGGGAGTCGGAAAAGCTGGGAGACTATCCCGCGATTGCACCGTTTGAAGGGCCTCCAGGGGAGGGGGTGGAGAAGCTACTGCCTGCTGCCAGGCTGACCGCGTTCGAAGCCGAGATCGCCCTGACACCGAAGCTGAGCGTCGGCACGGTGACTCCCGAGTCGATTTACGAAGCTGCGTTTGTCGGCGAGATGAAGGCCGCCGCTCCTGAGGGAGTGGATGGTCCGTGCGAGATCGTGCTGCCGCTTCCGCCGCAGAGTATCTCGCTGGCCGACTTGTCGATCGAACTCGACGGAGTACCGAGCGATCATGTCACCATGAAGCAGGGCAAGCTCGTATGGCAAGGCAACCTGCCGGCCGAGCCGACCCCGCTCAAGGTAACCTATACCGCGGTCGGCAAAGGTCTGTATGAGCTAGCTGTTGCTCCTGGTGGTTTGCTGGAAGACTACGACGTATCGCTCACCGCGAATGGCTCCGACGTAAGACTCCTGGAGCTGTCGTTGCAACCGACCAATATCAAACGCACCGGGGGGAGCAGCACCTATCGTTGGGATTACGAACGCTTGCTGTTCGGCCGACCGGTGCGCGTCGACGTGCTCGGCATTGCCCCGATCGACCAGCTTGGCGAACTCACCTGGCTGGGGCCGCTGAGCATTGTGCTGTTTGGGCTGCTGATTGGTTTGGTAGCGCAAGCCGCCGCGGTCGAGAAGTTCGACGTCTGGATGTTGCTGCTGGTGATCGGCACCTTTGCCGGTGCCTACCCACTGATGTACTTCGCCCAGGAGTACATTTCGCTGGTCCCGGCCGTGGCAGCGTCGGGCTGCGTATCGATCGTGATCATCGCGGTGGTTGCATCGATTCTCATGGGCTGGCGACTCGGCCTGGCTGGCATCGTGGTACCAGCCGCCGCGATCATGGCTGTGTCGCTGTCGGCAACCATCTGGCCCGAGCTGCAGGGCATCCTGCTCACCGCGACCGTGCTGGCTTACTTCATCGCAGCGATGCTGCTGATGCCGATAGTGCAGGCCAACGGAATTCCGCTGTGGGGCCTGAGCACCGGGGAATCCGAGACCCCGCCGGCCAGCACGCCGGTGACTTCGGGCTAG
- a CDS encoding GNAT family N-acetyltransferase, with product MDSQSPAQPRWSVRGLLILTTLVALLSTGAIFWFTNRNPYEQWVEQAKQQEPSLTVIMVTMLAAVLLPMTVVALLLRRLSREAAFYTALPMVLACIFTLFFIASVLLQDTSGEQDYSPDLTLYGLVCWSVVLTLISILLGAAGILTAIQNPMMILETARLQLELESLEQARERLANMPEEFREMISADWLQRFEEASEGDFWVLGFTVRLTDSQQEIGQCGFKGPPDQEGVVEIAYTIDDEQQGKGYATEIAMRLTEFAFREPDVHLVCAHTLPEQNASTRVLTKCGFTKVGESIDPEDGLVWRWEIQSGDPPDPTI from the coding sequence ATGGATTCGCAAAGCCCTGCTCAACCGCGCTGGTCGGTTCGTGGTTTGTTGATACTCACCACGCTCGTAGCACTGCTCAGCACTGGGGCCATCTTCTGGTTCACCAACCGCAACCCCTACGAACAATGGGTCGAACAGGCTAAGCAGCAAGAGCCTTCGCTGACGGTCATCATGGTTACCATGTTGGCGGCGGTGCTTTTACCGATGACCGTTGTTGCCTTGCTGCTGAGAAGACTGTCGCGCGAAGCGGCCTTTTACACGGCGTTGCCGATGGTGCTCGCCTGCATTTTCACGCTGTTCTTCATCGCCAGTGTCTTGTTGCAAGACACTAGCGGCGAGCAAGATTATAGTCCCGACCTCACGCTCTATGGCCTGGTCTGCTGGTCGGTCGTATTGACCCTGATTTCGATCCTGCTCGGAGCAGCAGGCATCCTCACGGCAATCCAGAACCCCATGATGATCCTCGAAACCGCCAGGCTGCAACTAGAACTCGAATCACTCGAACAGGCCCGCGAGCGTCTAGCGAATATGCCCGAGGAGTTTCGCGAGATGATTTCCGCGGACTGGCTGCAACGTTTCGAAGAGGCCAGCGAGGGTGATTTCTGGGTCCTGGGCTTCACCGTGCGGCTGACGGATAGCCAGCAGGAGATTGGGCAATGCGGATTCAAAGGTCCGCCCGATCAAGAGGGGGTGGTGGAGATTGCCTACACCATCGACGACGAGCAGCAAGGCAAAGGCTACGCGACCGAGATAGCGATGCGTCTCACGGAGTTTGCATTTCGCGAGCCCGATGTCCACCTGGTGTGCGCCCACACGCTGCCCGAGCAGAATGCGTCGACTCGCGTGCTCACCAAGTGTGGGTTCACGAAGGTCGGCGAGAGCATCGACCCTGAAGATGGGCTCGTTTGGCGGTGGGAAATCCAATCGGGCGATCCTCCCGATCCAACCATTTAG
- a CDS encoding response regulator encodes MIATAHRQKSTKMSLAVHTPRILCVDDDPDLHTNLELRMQIYDVKIERAFYGMQGIVEAAHTLPDLILMDHAMPNGDGEYLLQCIKSNRATANIPIIVLTGMRDPVLRNRLIAGGADVFLNKPIAFDDLVHEMSRFIDLRLREDEGGNPC; translated from the coding sequence ATGATAGCCACTGCGCACCGTCAGAAGTCCACCAAGATGTCTTTGGCAGTTCATACCCCTCGAATCTTGTGCGTCGACGATGACCCCGATCTGCATACGAATCTCGAACTGCGGATGCAGATTTACGACGTGAAGATCGAACGCGCGTTCTACGGAATGCAAGGTATCGTCGAAGCAGCCCATACCCTGCCCGACTTGATCCTAATGGACCATGCCATGCCCAATGGCGACGGTGAGTACTTGCTGCAGTGCATCAAGAGCAATCGGGCGACGGCAAACATTCCCATTATCGTTTTGACTGGCATGCGTGATCCGGTGCTACGAAATCGCTTGATCGCAGGCGGAGCCGACGTGTTTTTGAACAAGCCCATCGCGTTCGACGACCTCGTGCACGAGATGAGCCGTTTCATCGATCTACGACTCCGCGAAGACGAGGGAGGAAACCCATGCTGA